A single region of the Betta splendens chromosome 12, fBetSpl5.4, whole genome shotgun sequence genome encodes:
- the rilpl1 gene encoding RILP-like protein 1 isoform X3 — MEESGSALEKNVADLTVMDVYDIAAVVGQEFERIIDQYGCEALSRLMPKVVRVLEILEVMVSRSSISPETEELRLELDKLRLERIDRLEKEKRHRKELELVEDVWRGEAQDLLTQIAQLQEENKTLLTNMSIKDPLSEEELQRHEGMSERERQVMKRLKEVVDKQRDEIRAKDRELALRNEDIEALQQQQSRLMKINHDLRHKISAVEAQGKALIEQKVELEAGAQTRGQEVGALRQEVARLRERLQGERPAQNREEAAAPPPSPAEQLLAAGAEGWRGTPDPALRPLPGPLGPGGHEDPEDEAVLLWEALCDEDVPAVFQYFTKEALYEDSGVPDPKDPNRPRFTLQELRDVLHERNELKAKVFLLQEELAYYKSDETEDELVPPTPSPSPELRTRSRSSAQPESGIKRLIFTAVMPMVAAGLIPDDPTLQPIRRLMSLV; from the exons ATGGAGGAGTCCGGCTCGGCCCTGGAGAAGAACGTGGCCGACCTCACGGTCATGGACGTGTATGACATCGCCGCCGTGGTGGGCCAGGAGTTCGAGCGGATCATAGACCAGTACGGCTGCGAGGCTCTGTCCAGGCTGATGCCCAAGGTGGTTCGGGTCCTGGAGATcctggaggtgatggtgagccgcagcagcatcagcccgGAGACcgaggagctgcggctggagcTGGACAAGCTGCGGCTGGAGAGGATCGACcggctggagaaggagaagcggCACCGGAAG gagctggagctggtggaggacgtGTGGAGGGGAGAAGCCCAGGACCTGCTGACCCAGATcgctcagctgcaggaggagaacaaGACCCTCCTCACCAACATGTCCATCAAAGACCCCCTgagcgaggaggagctgcagaggcacGAGG GTatgagcgagagggagaggcaggTGATGAAGAGGCTCAAGGAAGTGGTGGACAAGCAGAGAGACGAGATCCGGGCCAAGGACCGCGAGCTGGCGCTGAGGAACGAGGACATCGAAGCA ctccagcagcagcagtctcgCCTCATGAAGATCAACCACGACCTGCGTCACAAGATCTCGGCGGTGGAGGCTCAAGGGAAGGCGCTGATCGAACagaaggtggagctggaggccggCGCTCAGACCCGGGGCCAGGAGGTCGGCGCCCTTCGGCAGGAAGTGGCCCGTCTGAGGGAGCGCCTGCAGGGAGAGCGGCCCGCTCAGAACCgcgaggaggcggcggctccgcccccctcccctgcaGAG cagctgttggCAGCAGGGGCCGAGGGCTGGCGCGGCACTCCGGACCCGGCCCTGCGGCCCCTGCCCGGCCCCCTGGGTCCGGGGGGGCACGAGGACCCCGAGGACGAGGCGGTGCTGCTTTGG GAGGCGCTGTGCGATGAGGACGTGCCTGCTGTGTTCCAATATTTCACCAAG GAAGCATTATATGAAGACAGTGGCGTCCCGGACCCCAAGGACCCCAACCGGCCCCGCTTcacgctgcaggagctgagggaCGTCCTCCACGAGAGGAACGAGCTCAAGGCCaaagtgtttctgctgcaggaggagctggcctACTACAAGAG TGACGAAACGGAGGACGAGCTCGTCCCCCCGACGCCGTCTCCCTCGCCTGAACTGAGGACTCGCTCCCGCTCCTCCGCTCAGCCCGAGTCTGGGATCAAACGCCT GATCTTCACCGCCGTTATGCCGATGGTGGCGGCTGGTTTGATCCCAGATGACCCCACTTTACAGCCAATCAGACGCCTCATGTCGCTT GTTTAG
- the rilpl1 gene encoding RILP-like protein 1 isoform X4 yields MEESGSALEKNVADLTVMDVYDIAAVVGQEFERIIDQYGCEALSRLMPKVVRVLEILEVMVSRSSISPETEELRLELDKLRLERIDRLEKEKRHRKELELVEDVWRGEAQDLLTQIAQLQEENKTLLTNMSIKDPLSEEELQRHEGMSERERQVMKRLKEVVDKQRDEIRAKDRELALRNEDIEALQQQQSRLMKINHDLRHKISAVEAQGKALIEQKVELEAGAQTRGQEVGALRQEVARLRERLQGERPAQNREEAAAPPPSPAEQLLAAGAEGWRGTPDPALRPLPGPLGPGGHEDPEDEAVLLWEALCDEDVPAVFQYFTKEALYEDSGVPDPKDPNRPRFTLQELRDVLHERNELKAKVFLLQEELAYYKSDETEDELVPPTPSPSPELRTRSRSSAQPESGIKRLIFTAVMPMVAAGLIPDDPTLQPIRRLMSLV; encoded by the exons ATGGAGGAGTCCGGCTCGGCCCTGGAGAAGAACGTGGCCGACCTCACGGTCATGGACGTGTATGACATCGCCGCCGTGGTGGGCCAGGAGTTCGAGCGGATCATAGACCAGTACGGCTGCGAGGCTCTGTCCAGGCTGATGCCCAAGGTGGTTCGGGTCCTGGAGATcctggaggtgatggtgagccgcagcagcatcagcccgGAGACcgaggagctgcggctggagcTGGACAAGCTGCGGCTGGAGAGGATCGACcggctggagaaggagaagcggCACCGGAAG gagctggagctggtggaggacgtGTGGAGGGGAGAAGCCCAGGACCTGCTGACCCAGATcgctcagctgcaggaggagaacaaGACCCTCCTCACCAACATGTCCATCAAAGACCCCCTgagcgaggaggagctgcagaggcacGAGG GTatgagcgagagggagaggcaggTGATGAAGAGGCTCAAGGAAGTGGTGGACAAGCAGAGAGACGAGATCCGGGCCAAGGACCGCGAGCTGGCGCTGAGGAACGAGGACATCGAAGCA ctccagcagcagcagtctcgCCTCATGAAGATCAACCACGACCTGCGTCACAAGATCTCGGCGGTGGAGGCTCAAGGGAAGGCGCTGATCGAACagaaggtggagctggaggccggCGCTCAGACCCGGGGCCAGGAGGTCGGCGCCCTTCGGCAGGAAGTGGCCCGTCTGAGGGAGCGCCTGCAGGGAGAGCGGCCCGCTCAGAACCgcgaggaggcggcggctccgcccccctcccctgcaGAG cagctgttggCAGCAGGGGCCGAGGGCTGGCGCGGCACTCCGGACCCGGCCCTGCGGCCCCTGCCCGGCCCCCTGGGTCCGGGGGGGCACGAGGACCCCGAGGACGAGGCGGTGCTGCTTTGG GAGGCGCTGTGCGATGAGGACGTGCCTGCTGTGTTCCAATATTTCACCAAG GAAGCATTATATGAAGACAGTGGCGTCCCGGACCCCAAGGACCCCAACCGGCCCCGCTTcacgctgcaggagctgagggaCGTCCTCCACGAGAGGAACGAGCTCAAGGCCaaagtgtttctgctgcaggaggagctggcctACTACAAGAG TGACGAAACGGAGGACGAGCTCGTCCCCCCGACGCCGTCTCCCTCGCCTGAACTGAGGACTCGCTCCCGCTCCTCCGCTCAGCCCGAGTCTGGGATCAAACGCCT GATCTTCACCGCCGTTATGCCGATGGTGGCGGCTGGTTTGATCCCAGATGACCCCACTTTACAGCCAATCAGACGCCTCATGTCGCTTGTATGA
- the rilpl1 gene encoding RILP-like protein 1 isoform X1: protein MEESGSALEKNVADLTVMDVYDIAAVVGQEFERIIDQYGCEALSRLMPKVVRVLEILEVMVSRSSISPETEELRLELDKLRLERIDRLEKEKRHRKELELVEDVWRGEAQDLLTQIAQLQEENKTLLTNMSIKDPLSEEELQRHEGMSERERQVMKRLKEVVDKQRDEIRAKDRELALRNEDIEALQQQQSRLMKINHDLRHKISAVEAQGKALIEQKVELEAGAQTRGQEVGALRQEVARLRERLQGERPAQNREEAAAPPPSPAEQLLAAGAEGWRGTPDPALRPLPGPLGPGGHEDPEDEAVLLWEALCDEDVPAVFQYFTKEALYEDSGVPDPKDPNRPRFTLQELRDVLHERNELKAKVFLLQEELAYYKSDETEDELVPPTPSPSPELRTRSRSSAQPESGIKRLFSFFSRDKQRAPQRSSQVDGVLGSWAVKDDGYTEQAQEALQHM from the exons ATGGAGGAGTCCGGCTCGGCCCTGGAGAAGAACGTGGCCGACCTCACGGTCATGGACGTGTATGACATCGCCGCCGTGGTGGGCCAGGAGTTCGAGCGGATCATAGACCAGTACGGCTGCGAGGCTCTGTCCAGGCTGATGCCCAAGGTGGTTCGGGTCCTGGAGATcctggaggtgatggtgagccgcagcagcatcagcccgGAGACcgaggagctgcggctggagcTGGACAAGCTGCGGCTGGAGAGGATCGACcggctggagaaggagaagcggCACCGGAAG gagctggagctggtggaggacgtGTGGAGGGGAGAAGCCCAGGACCTGCTGACCCAGATcgctcagctgcaggaggagaacaaGACCCTCCTCACCAACATGTCCATCAAAGACCCCCTgagcgaggaggagctgcagaggcacGAGG GTatgagcgagagggagaggcaggTGATGAAGAGGCTCAAGGAAGTGGTGGACAAGCAGAGAGACGAGATCCGGGCCAAGGACCGCGAGCTGGCGCTGAGGAACGAGGACATCGAAGCA ctccagcagcagcagtctcgCCTCATGAAGATCAACCACGACCTGCGTCACAAGATCTCGGCGGTGGAGGCTCAAGGGAAGGCGCTGATCGAACagaaggtggagctggaggccggCGCTCAGACCCGGGGCCAGGAGGTCGGCGCCCTTCGGCAGGAAGTGGCCCGTCTGAGGGAGCGCCTGCAGGGAGAGCGGCCCGCTCAGAACCgcgaggaggcggcggctccgcccccctcccctgcaGAG cagctgttggCAGCAGGGGCCGAGGGCTGGCGCGGCACTCCGGACCCGGCCCTGCGGCCCCTGCCCGGCCCCCTGGGTCCGGGGGGGCACGAGGACCCCGAGGACGAGGCGGTGCTGCTTTGG GAGGCGCTGTGCGATGAGGACGTGCCTGCTGTGTTCCAATATTTCACCAAG GAAGCATTATATGAAGACAGTGGCGTCCCGGACCCCAAGGACCCCAACCGGCCCCGCTTcacgctgcaggagctgagggaCGTCCTCCACGAGAGGAACGAGCTCAAGGCCaaagtgtttctgctgcaggaggagctggcctACTACAAGAG TGACGAAACGGAGGACGAGCTCGTCCCCCCGACGCCGTCTCCCTCGCCTGAACTGAGGACTCGCTCCCGCTCCTCCGCTCAGCCCGAGTCTGGGATCAAACGCCT GTTTAGCTTCTTCTCCCGGGACAAACAGCGGGCGCCGCAGCGCAGCTCGCAGGTGGACGGCGTCCTCGGCTCGTGGGCGGTGAAAGACGATGGCTACACGGAGCAAGCACAGGAGGCCCTACAGCACATGTAG
- the rilpl1 gene encoding RILP-like protein 1 isoform X2: MEESGSALEKNVADLTVMDVYDIAAVVGQEFERIIDQYGCEALSRLMPKVVRVLEILEVMVSRSSISPETEELRLELDKLRLERIDRLEKEKRHRKELELVEDVWRGEAQDLLTQIAQLQEENKTLLTNMSIKDPLSEEELQRHEGMSERERQVMKRLKEVVDKQRDEIRAKDRELALRNEDIEALQQQQSRLMKINHDLRHKISAVEAQGKALIEQKVELEAGAQTRGQEVGALRQEVARLRERLQGERPAQNREEAAAPPPSPAELLAAGAEGWRGTPDPALRPLPGPLGPGGHEDPEDEAVLLWEALCDEDVPAVFQYFTKEALYEDSGVPDPKDPNRPRFTLQELRDVLHERNELKAKVFLLQEELAYYKSDETEDELVPPTPSPSPELRTRSRSSAQPESGIKRLFSFFSRDKQRAPQRSSQVDGVLGSWAVKDDGYTEQAQEALQHM, encoded by the exons ATGGAGGAGTCCGGCTCGGCCCTGGAGAAGAACGTGGCCGACCTCACGGTCATGGACGTGTATGACATCGCCGCCGTGGTGGGCCAGGAGTTCGAGCGGATCATAGACCAGTACGGCTGCGAGGCTCTGTCCAGGCTGATGCCCAAGGTGGTTCGGGTCCTGGAGATcctggaggtgatggtgagccgcagcagcatcagcccgGAGACcgaggagctgcggctggagcTGGACAAGCTGCGGCTGGAGAGGATCGACcggctggagaaggagaagcggCACCGGAAG gagctggagctggtggaggacgtGTGGAGGGGAGAAGCCCAGGACCTGCTGACCCAGATcgctcagctgcaggaggagaacaaGACCCTCCTCACCAACATGTCCATCAAAGACCCCCTgagcgaggaggagctgcagaggcacGAGG GTatgagcgagagggagaggcaggTGATGAAGAGGCTCAAGGAAGTGGTGGACAAGCAGAGAGACGAGATCCGGGCCAAGGACCGCGAGCTGGCGCTGAGGAACGAGGACATCGAAGCA ctccagcagcagcagtctcgCCTCATGAAGATCAACCACGACCTGCGTCACAAGATCTCGGCGGTGGAGGCTCAAGGGAAGGCGCTGATCGAACagaaggtggagctggaggccggCGCTCAGACCCGGGGCCAGGAGGTCGGCGCCCTTCGGCAGGAAGTGGCCCGTCTGAGGGAGCGCCTGCAGGGAGAGCGGCCCGCTCAGAACCgcgaggaggcggcggctccgcccccctcccctgcaGAG ctgttggCAGCAGGGGCCGAGGGCTGGCGCGGCACTCCGGACCCGGCCCTGCGGCCCCTGCCCGGCCCCCTGGGTCCGGGGGGGCACGAGGACCCCGAGGACGAGGCGGTGCTGCTTTGG GAGGCGCTGTGCGATGAGGACGTGCCTGCTGTGTTCCAATATTTCACCAAG GAAGCATTATATGAAGACAGTGGCGTCCCGGACCCCAAGGACCCCAACCGGCCCCGCTTcacgctgcaggagctgagggaCGTCCTCCACGAGAGGAACGAGCTCAAGGCCaaagtgtttctgctgcaggaggagctggcctACTACAAGAG TGACGAAACGGAGGACGAGCTCGTCCCCCCGACGCCGTCTCCCTCGCCTGAACTGAGGACTCGCTCCCGCTCCTCCGCTCAGCCCGAGTCTGGGATCAAACGCCT GTTTAGCTTCTTCTCCCGGGACAAACAGCGGGCGCCGCAGCGCAGCTCGCAGGTGGACGGCGTCCTCGGCTCGTGGGCGGTGAAAGACGATGGCTACACGGAGCAAGCACAGGAGGCCCTACAGCACATGTAG
- the rilpl1 gene encoding RILP-like protein 1 isoform X5, with protein MEESGSALEKNVADLTVMDVYDIAAVVGQEFERIIDQYGCEALSRLMPKVVRVLEILEVMVSRSSISPETEELRLELDKLRLERIDRLEKEKRHRKELELVEDVWRGEAQDLLTQIAQLQEENKTLLTNMSIKDPLSEEELQRHEGMSERERQVMKRLKEVVDKQRDEIRAKDRELALRNEDIEALQQQQSRLMKINHDLRHKISAVEAQGKALIEQKVELEAGAQTRGQEVGALRQEVARLRERLQGERPAQNREEAAAPPPSPAEEALCDEDVPAVFQYFTKEALYEDSGVPDPKDPNRPRFTLQELRDVLHERNELKAKVFLLQEELAYYKSDETEDELVPPTPSPSPELRTRSRSSAQPESGIKRLFSFFSRDKQRAPQRSSQVDGVLGSWAVKDDGYTEQAQEALQHM; from the exons ATGGAGGAGTCCGGCTCGGCCCTGGAGAAGAACGTGGCCGACCTCACGGTCATGGACGTGTATGACATCGCCGCCGTGGTGGGCCAGGAGTTCGAGCGGATCATAGACCAGTACGGCTGCGAGGCTCTGTCCAGGCTGATGCCCAAGGTGGTTCGGGTCCTGGAGATcctggaggtgatggtgagccgcagcagcatcagcccgGAGACcgaggagctgcggctggagcTGGACAAGCTGCGGCTGGAGAGGATCGACcggctggagaaggagaagcggCACCGGAAG gagctggagctggtggaggacgtGTGGAGGGGAGAAGCCCAGGACCTGCTGACCCAGATcgctcagctgcaggaggagaacaaGACCCTCCTCACCAACATGTCCATCAAAGACCCCCTgagcgaggaggagctgcagaggcacGAGG GTatgagcgagagggagaggcaggTGATGAAGAGGCTCAAGGAAGTGGTGGACAAGCAGAGAGACGAGATCCGGGCCAAGGACCGCGAGCTGGCGCTGAGGAACGAGGACATCGAAGCA ctccagcagcagcagtctcgCCTCATGAAGATCAACCACGACCTGCGTCACAAGATCTCGGCGGTGGAGGCTCAAGGGAAGGCGCTGATCGAACagaaggtggagctggaggccggCGCTCAGACCCGGGGCCAGGAGGTCGGCGCCCTTCGGCAGGAAGTGGCCCGTCTGAGGGAGCGCCTGCAGGGAGAGCGGCCCGCTCAGAACCgcgaggaggcggcggctccgcccccctcccctgcaGAG GAGGCGCTGTGCGATGAGGACGTGCCTGCTGTGTTCCAATATTTCACCAAG GAAGCATTATATGAAGACAGTGGCGTCCCGGACCCCAAGGACCCCAACCGGCCCCGCTTcacgctgcaggagctgagggaCGTCCTCCACGAGAGGAACGAGCTCAAGGCCaaagtgtttctgctgcaggaggagctggcctACTACAAGAG TGACGAAACGGAGGACGAGCTCGTCCCCCCGACGCCGTCTCCCTCGCCTGAACTGAGGACTCGCTCCCGCTCCTCCGCTCAGCCCGAGTCTGGGATCAAACGCCT GTTTAGCTTCTTCTCCCGGGACAAACAGCGGGCGCCGCAGCGCAGCTCGCAGGTGGACGGCGTCCTCGGCTCGTGGGCGGTGAAAGACGATGGCTACACGGAGCAAGCACAGGAGGCCCTACAGCACATGTAG
- the rilpl1 gene encoding RILP-like protein 1 isoform X6, with protein sequence MEESGSALEKNVADLTVMDVYDIAAVVGQEFERIIDQYGCEALSRLMPKVVRVLEILEVMVSRSSISPETEELRLELDKLRLERIDRLEKEKRHRKELELVEDVWRGEAQDLLTQIAQLQEENKTLLTNMSIKDPLSEEELQRHEGMSERERQVMKRLKEVVDKQRDEIRAKDRELALRNEDIEALQQQQSRLMKINHDLRHKISAVEAQGKALIEQKVELEAGAQTRGQEVGALRQEVARLRERLQGERPAQNREEAAAPPPSPAEEALYEDSGVPDPKDPNRPRFTLQELRDVLHERNELKAKVFLLQEELAYYKSDETEDELVPPTPSPSPELRTRSRSSAQPESGIKRLFSFFSRDKQRAPQRSSQVDGVLGSWAVKDDGYTEQAQEALQHM encoded by the exons ATGGAGGAGTCCGGCTCGGCCCTGGAGAAGAACGTGGCCGACCTCACGGTCATGGACGTGTATGACATCGCCGCCGTGGTGGGCCAGGAGTTCGAGCGGATCATAGACCAGTACGGCTGCGAGGCTCTGTCCAGGCTGATGCCCAAGGTGGTTCGGGTCCTGGAGATcctggaggtgatggtgagccgcagcagcatcagcccgGAGACcgaggagctgcggctggagcTGGACAAGCTGCGGCTGGAGAGGATCGACcggctggagaaggagaagcggCACCGGAAG gagctggagctggtggaggacgtGTGGAGGGGAGAAGCCCAGGACCTGCTGACCCAGATcgctcagctgcaggaggagaacaaGACCCTCCTCACCAACATGTCCATCAAAGACCCCCTgagcgaggaggagctgcagaggcacGAGG GTatgagcgagagggagaggcaggTGATGAAGAGGCTCAAGGAAGTGGTGGACAAGCAGAGAGACGAGATCCGGGCCAAGGACCGCGAGCTGGCGCTGAGGAACGAGGACATCGAAGCA ctccagcagcagcagtctcgCCTCATGAAGATCAACCACGACCTGCGTCACAAGATCTCGGCGGTGGAGGCTCAAGGGAAGGCGCTGATCGAACagaaggtggagctggaggccggCGCTCAGACCCGGGGCCAGGAGGTCGGCGCCCTTCGGCAGGAAGTGGCCCGTCTGAGGGAGCGCCTGCAGGGAGAGCGGCCCGCTCAGAACCgcgaggaggcggcggctccgcccccctcccctgcaGAG GAAGCATTATATGAAGACAGTGGCGTCCCGGACCCCAAGGACCCCAACCGGCCCCGCTTcacgctgcaggagctgagggaCGTCCTCCACGAGAGGAACGAGCTCAAGGCCaaagtgtttctgctgcaggaggagctggcctACTACAAGAG TGACGAAACGGAGGACGAGCTCGTCCCCCCGACGCCGTCTCCCTCGCCTGAACTGAGGACTCGCTCCCGCTCCTCCGCTCAGCCCGAGTCTGGGATCAAACGCCT GTTTAGCTTCTTCTCCCGGGACAAACAGCGGGCGCCGCAGCGCAGCTCGCAGGTGGACGGCGTCCTCGGCTCGTGGGCGGTGAAAGACGATGGCTACACGGAGCAAGCACAGGAGGCCCTACAGCACATGTAG
- the rilpl1 gene encoding RILP-like protein 1 isoform X7: MSIKDPLSEEELQRHEGMSERERQVMKRLKEVVDKQRDEIRAKDRELALRNEDIEALQQQQSRLMKINHDLRHKISAVEAQGKALIEQKVELEAGAQTRGQEVGALRQEVARLRERLQGERPAQNREEAAAPPPSPAEQLLAAGAEGWRGTPDPALRPLPGPLGPGGHEDPEDEAVLLWEALCDEDVPAVFQYFTKEALYEDSGVPDPKDPNRPRFTLQELRDVLHERNELKAKVFLLQEELAYYKSDETEDELVPPTPSPSPELRTRSRSSAQPESGIKRLFSFFSRDKQRAPQRSSQVDGVLGSWAVKDDGYTEQAQEALQHM, encoded by the exons ATGTCCATCAAAGACCCCCTgagcgaggaggagctgcagaggcacGAGG GTatgagcgagagggagaggcaggTGATGAAGAGGCTCAAGGAAGTGGTGGACAAGCAGAGAGACGAGATCCGGGCCAAGGACCGCGAGCTGGCGCTGAGGAACGAGGACATCGAAGCA ctccagcagcagcagtctcgCCTCATGAAGATCAACCACGACCTGCGTCACAAGATCTCGGCGGTGGAGGCTCAAGGGAAGGCGCTGATCGAACagaaggtggagctggaggccggCGCTCAGACCCGGGGCCAGGAGGTCGGCGCCCTTCGGCAGGAAGTGGCCCGTCTGAGGGAGCGCCTGCAGGGAGAGCGGCCCGCTCAGAACCgcgaggaggcggcggctccgcccccctcccctgcaGAG cagctgttggCAGCAGGGGCCGAGGGCTGGCGCGGCACTCCGGACCCGGCCCTGCGGCCCCTGCCCGGCCCCCTGGGTCCGGGGGGGCACGAGGACCCCGAGGACGAGGCGGTGCTGCTTTGG GAGGCGCTGTGCGATGAGGACGTGCCTGCTGTGTTCCAATATTTCACCAAG GAAGCATTATATGAAGACAGTGGCGTCCCGGACCCCAAGGACCCCAACCGGCCCCGCTTcacgctgcaggagctgagggaCGTCCTCCACGAGAGGAACGAGCTCAAGGCCaaagtgtttctgctgcaggaggagctggcctACTACAAGAG TGACGAAACGGAGGACGAGCTCGTCCCCCCGACGCCGTCTCCCTCGCCTGAACTGAGGACTCGCTCCCGCTCCTCCGCTCAGCCCGAGTCTGGGATCAAACGCCT GTTTAGCTTCTTCTCCCGGGACAAACAGCGGGCGCCGCAGCGCAGCTCGCAGGTGGACGGCGTCCTCGGCTCGTGGGCGGTGAAAGACGATGGCTACACGGAGCAAGCACAGGAGGCCCTACAGCACATGTAG
- the kmt5aa gene encoding N-lysine methyltransferase KMT5A-A isoform X1 produces the protein MRSQEHTPDMSGDIVCKSHLDSLVSNTNSPIHDKKTIKLSPDGRYSPKGSQQNDDQSNSHKKNRRRKERSKQKVNRICSSVGRNFQNRKVTDYYHIRRSSRKSKTELKCEQKKLIDELITNGTEEGMKVREIEGKGRAVFATRCFQKGEYVVEYHGDLLQITDAKQREAEYAQNPATGCYMYYFQYLCKTYCVDATKETERFGRLINHSKNGNCQTKLHDINGVPHLILVASRNIDEGEELLYDYGDRSKASIAAHPWLKY, from the exons ATGCGGAGCCAGGAACACACGCCGGACATGAGTGGG GATATTGTTTGCAAGAGCCACCTGGACTCTCTTGTAAGCAACACAAACTCACCAATTCACGATAAAAAAACCATCAAGCTGTCACCAGATGGAAGGTACTCCCCCAAAGGCTCCCAGCAAAATGACGATCAAAGCAACAGCCAcaagaaaaacaggaggaggaaggaacggTCCAAACAGAAAGTAAACAGAAT CTGCAGTTCTGTTGGGAGAAACTTTCAAAACCGAAAGGTTACTGACTACTATCATATACGGCGAAGCtcaagaaaaagcaaaacagagctgAAG TGTGAACAGAAGAAGCTTATAGATGAGCTCATCACAAATGGAACAGAGGAGGGAATGAAG GTGCGAGAAATTGAAGGAAAAGGAAGAGCAGTGTTTGCCACTCGATGTTTTCAGAAAGGCGAGTATGTGGTGGAGTACCATGGAGATCTGCTACAGATCACTGACGCcaaacagagggaggcagaaTACGCTCAGAACCCTGCCACCGGCTGCTACATGTACTACTTCCAGTACCTCTGCAAAACATACTG TGTCGACGCCACGAAAGAGACCGAGCGTTTTGGTAGGTTGATAAATCACAGTAAGAATGGAAATTGCCAAACCAAACTCCATGACATCAACGGTGTCCCTCACCTCATCCTCGTTGCTTCCCGAAACATTGACGAGGGCGAGGAGTTGCTCTATGACTACGGAGACCGCAGTAAAGCCTCCATTGCAGCTCACCCCTGGCTCAAATATTGA
- the kmt5aa gene encoding N-lysine methyltransferase KMT5A-A isoform X2, with protein MEGTPPKAPSKMTIKATATRKTGGGRNGPNRNCSSVGRNFQNRKVTDYYHIRRSSRKSKTELKCEQKKLIDELITNGTEEGMKVREIEGKGRAVFATRCFQKGEYVVEYHGDLLQITDAKQREAEYAQNPATGCYMYYFQYLCKTYCVDATKETERFGRLINHSKNGNCQTKLHDINGVPHLILVASRNIDEGEELLYDYGDRSKASIAAHPWLKY; from the exons ATGGAAGGTACTCCCCCAAAGGCTCCCAGCAAAATGACGATCAAAGCAACAGCCAcaagaaaaacaggaggaggaaggaacggTCCAAACAGAAA CTGCAGTTCTGTTGGGAGAAACTTTCAAAACCGAAAGGTTACTGACTACTATCATATACGGCGAAGCtcaagaaaaagcaaaacagagctgAAG TGTGAACAGAAGAAGCTTATAGATGAGCTCATCACAAATGGAACAGAGGAGGGAATGAAG GTGCGAGAAATTGAAGGAAAAGGAAGAGCAGTGTTTGCCACTCGATGTTTTCAGAAAGGCGAGTATGTGGTGGAGTACCATGGAGATCTGCTACAGATCACTGACGCcaaacagagggaggcagaaTACGCTCAGAACCCTGCCACCGGCTGCTACATGTACTACTTCCAGTACCTCTGCAAAACATACTG TGTCGACGCCACGAAAGAGACCGAGCGTTTTGGTAGGTTGATAAATCACAGTAAGAATGGAAATTGCCAAACCAAACTCCATGACATCAACGGTGTCCCTCACCTCATCCTCGTTGCTTCCCGAAACATTGACGAGGGCGAGGAGTTGCTCTATGACTACGGAGACCGCAGTAAAGCCTCCATTGCAGCTCACCCCTGGCTCAAATATTGA